Proteins encoded by one window of Simiduia curdlanivorans:
- a CDS encoding PLP-dependent cysteine synthase family protein, with translation MRTWIEQAIEIINADFQRSADTHLIKLSLPASPHITLYLKDESTHPTGSLKHRLARSLFLYGLCNGWIHRETTIIEASSGSTAVSEAYFAQLLGLPFVAVIPKNTSPEKIEKIAFYGGKCHLVEPSQLYDESRRLADALNGHFMDQFTYAERATDWRGNNNIAESIFSQMAHEPNPVPSWVVVGAGTGGTSATIGRFIRYQRYPTRLCVADPENSVFYDYFHNRDASIVASVPSRIEGIGRPRVEASFVPSIVDDMMQVPDAASVATVRFLERHLGRKCGGSTGTNVYAAFQLMAEMQLRGESGSVVSLICDAGERYLPTYYNDNWVAAQKLDLQPYLARLEHFYETGLWQV, from the coding sequence ATGCGCACCTGGATTGAACAAGCCATTGAGATTATCAACGCCGATTTTCAGCGCTCGGCCGACACCCATTTGATTAAGCTCTCGCTACCGGCATCGCCGCACATTACTTTGTATTTAAAGGATGAGTCCACTCACCCCACGGGCAGTTTAAAGCACAGGTTGGCGCGCTCACTGTTTTTGTATGGCTTGTGTAACGGCTGGATTCACCGCGAAACCACGATTATTGAAGCATCGAGCGGCTCTACGGCGGTGTCTGAAGCGTATTTTGCCCAATTGCTCGGGCTGCCCTTTGTGGCGGTCATCCCTAAAAACACCTCGCCGGAGAAAATTGAAAAAATCGCCTTTTATGGCGGCAAGTGTCACTTGGTGGAGCCCTCCCAGTTGTACGACGAATCAAGGCGTTTAGCCGATGCACTGAACGGCCATTTCATGGATCAGTTTACCTACGCCGAGCGCGCCACCGACTGGCGCGGCAATAACAATATCGCCGAGTCAATCTTCTCGCAGATGGCGCACGAGCCGAACCCGGTGCCGAGCTGGGTTGTGGTGGGCGCGGGCACTGGCGGCACCTCGGCCACCATTGGCCGCTTTATCCGCTACCAGCGCTACCCCACCCGTCTGTGCGTCGCCGACCCGGAAAATTCGGTGTTTTACGATTATTTCCACAATCGCGACGCCAGTATCGTCGCCTCGGTGCCGTCTCGTATTGAAGGTATAGGCAGGCCCCGGGTGGAGGCGTCTTTTGTCCCGTCCATTGTCGATGACATGATGCAAGTACCGGATGCCGCTTCCGTTGCAACGGTGCGGTTTTTAGAGCGGCATCTCGGGCGCAAGTGCGGCGGCTCGACCGGTACTAACGTATACGCGGCCTTCCAGTTGATGGCGGAAATGCAGTTGCGCGGCGAGTCGGGCAGTGTGGTGAGCCTTATTTGCGATGCTGGCGAGCGCTACCTGCCCACCTATTACAACGACAATTGGGTGGCAGCGCAAAAGCTCGACCTGCAACCCTATCTGGCTCGGCTAGAACATTTTTATGAAACTGGCCTGTGGCAGGTTTAA
- a CDS encoding glutathione S-transferase family protein gives MITLHHLNNSRSQRIIWLLEELGVDYDIVQHQRDPKTQLAPPSLRAIHPLGKSPVIVDESNQMVMAESGAIIEYLIQVYGDSQWQRHRDQAEYWDYVFWLHYSEGSVMPPLVMRLVMAGVSKAPMPFFAKPIARSICSKVLAQFVQPNISRNLAFIESHLHQRQWFNDERISGADVQMSFALEAGVASGLIDERFPAIRAFVERCHQRPAYQRALKRGGEYAYA, from the coding sequence CGATCCCAGCGCATTATTTGGCTACTGGAGGAGCTTGGCGTTGACTACGACATAGTACAACACCAACGCGACCCGAAAACCCAGCTCGCACCGCCGAGCCTGCGAGCCATACACCCGCTCGGCAAAAGCCCGGTGATCGTCGATGAAAGCAATCAGATGGTTATGGCGGAGAGCGGCGCTATTATCGAATACTTGATTCAAGTCTATGGCGACAGCCAATGGCAAAGGCACCGTGACCAAGCTGAATACTGGGATTATGTTTTCTGGCTGCACTACAGCGAGGGTTCGGTCATGCCGCCCTTGGTGATGCGCTTAGTGATGGCTGGCGTCAGTAAAGCGCCCATGCCCTTTTTTGCGAAACCCATAGCGCGCTCTATTTGCTCAAAAGTGTTAGCTCAGTTTGTCCAGCCGAACATCAGCCGAAACTTAGCCTTTATTGAAAGCCACTTGCACCAGCGCCAATGGTTCAATGATGAGCGCATTTCCGGCGCCGATGTTCAAATGAGCTTTGCCTTGGAAGCCGGTGTTGCCTCGGGTTTAATCGATGAACGCTTTCCGGCCATTCGCGCCTTTGTCGAGCGCTGCCACCAACGCCCAGCCTACCAACGCGCGCTTAAACGAGGCGGCGAATACGCCTATGCCTAA